The segment CAGTAAATGCGGACTTCCTATAGCGCCTGCAGCTACTAGAACCTCGCCACGCGCGCGTAGCAGCGCGTGGTGATACGCGCCTCGTTGGTCATGATAAAGAACCCCTGTTGCCGTTGCTTTGGACGCCACGAGAATTCTCTCCACCGTCGCGTGCACTGCGACTTTGATATTACACGGCTTCGCATAAGCAAGAAGATCCGCCGCGCTATGGCGGCGGCCTAATTCGTCGAACGTGGAGCCTCCGATTTTGGTCCCAATCAAATGGTCGAAACTGAAGCCGTGGTAAGGTTTGATTCCGGCTTCAACCATTCCGTCTCGAACTGCCGATTGCCAATTCTTGAGATTAGGTCTGAACACGATCTCTTTCTCTACCCACTCGTAGGACTGGTTGACCATGGCTAGGTCCCAATGGAGGTGCGAGTTTTGGAAAAACGCTGGATCCGCTCTGCTGTAGAAGCCGGCGTTGATGGCGCTGCTTCCGCCGAGGATCCGCCCTCGGGCATTAGGAATGCCTTCTTCTGAGGTGAAGGCTTGCACGGGGGAGTCACGTGAATGGACGTCGTCCATTAGAGTCGTCAAGAATCCTTCCTGTGACATCAAATTCGAGTTTCCGTGAGGGACGCCGCCGCGCTCCAGGACAAGAACTCGGAATTTGCTCGATAAGGTCGCAGCCAGCGGGCAACCGGCTGTTCCGCCGCCTACGATTATGTAATCGTAGTAATCTTCCTTCGGAAAATCCGCCGCGTCTGACACGAACTTCAGGTAACTAGGCTCTGTAGTTATTAAGATCATTATAATTCTGAGATTAATTAGATTCAAGAAATCGATTTAATCATAATTACCTCGCTGAGACGAGCTTAGATCGGCGGAGATGGAGGCCGGTGAGGCGTAAAAGAGGAGCAAGAAGGCGAGGATCTGAGAGTAGGAGAAAATGCGAGGCGGCATTGTGGAGAAGACGAAGGTCTGTGTGAGTTTCTTGGAAGGGAAGAGAGGCATTTCTTGAATCAAGTAAGGTTGTTGGTTGAagattcaaatgaaaatagttTCATATTGTCAACAGATTTTATGACCTTGTTTTCGATATATCAACTTAGAACCGGCTTTTGATTTAATAACCATCCCCTAATATGCTATTTGGTATTTATTTACTAGGGGAAACTAGTGATAACTTCCACGTATCGAAACAATGATCGAGTCGACATTGTCGAGCACGTTACATTGTGATAGCACGACATAATGGAGGGAACTCGGCTTATGTACTAGTCAAATTTATTGAGTAGTCGAGAAATTGAACGATGAAccgtttaattttaaaagtttttcattttattccttttaatTTGGCTGAATCTTATAATATCCTTTTTATAATAAGGAACCTTGTGTCAACCTGTCACCGAGAATGTCCTATGTTTCAAAAACCAATGCTACCAAGCACCTACTATTGAAGTTAGCCTTCATGATTCGTATGTTATTGTTGCTGACATGTAATCCATTGAAGATGGTCCTCGGGACGAAGAGTTTGAACTAGATAAACAATCTCCTTGAATTCTGAATCTCCCATTGTAGCTACTACCTCAAATGAAccgatatattttttttttaacaatttgaTGTTCGGAAGAAAGCACGAAtataaaaatcaacaaaaaaaaaacgtatacaataatttaagtaaaaaaactttaaaatcagagaaaatatatactctgacaaaaaattatcatgcaaaaatttattacaacTATTTGTAATTCATCTTTGATAGCTCTGAAACATGTCGATCTTAGAATATTCCTTTATGTTTTTATGGTAAGTTTGAGCTTGGTTCGACCCGCGTAGAGAGGAAAATGAGTTTTTGTGTACTTATGGCATATTGATATTGATAGTGCAAACAATATCTCCAatccctaaattttaatttttaaacttaaataacttattttaaatttaggttaaattaataaaaatatttttaaacttcacatttagtttttttaaaaaaatactttcaaaacttttaaatttttcaataataattaaaatttaaaaaatattttgaaaatactttcttattaaaatataactttaaaatatatttttcaattttttaaacaaataatactcttttaatttttaaaagttttattagttttgaaaatatttgaaagtaatataacaaataaaaaataaaaaagttcgAAAAATAATAGACAATTTTCGTCCCTTTCATATATTAaagaacttttatttttttaaacaaaataagtaaagatatttaaaaaataaaaaataaaaaataaaaaatttaattttgcttTACATTAGGAAGGAGGATTATTACAAGAGGAAGGAGGCGGACGTGTTGTTTGTCGAAATCGAGGAGTATGAACTGGATGGGGACGTAAGAGGTTTGCGGCGGAGAGACGGCGGAGAGACGGCGGAGGGAGAGGGGAAAGGGTTGAAGAACATAGAAGTAAAGTAGAAGACAAAACCCCAAATGCGTCTAACCTTGCCGTAGCTTCCTCCGTACAAACCTAACCagctttcctttctttctcacTACACCATCTCCTATTTTATATGTTATTCTACACTTATCTTTTGCTTCTCAAATGTCTGTGCCTTGTATTTTAATCATAAACATACAATTAATACTAAttactttaaataataataaattcaaccGTGCGAGATAGATTCAACTATTTGATCCAGACGAATGAGTGGCTCTGCAGCATGCTCCGAAGGAGATTGACCCGAGAGTCAGCCCAATCAAAAAGGGAACGGCCTGTTGTCTAGACTGCATTTCGGGAATTTCAACACCATttcatttcaacaaaaaagacAGTGGAAATCCAATTCCGTTGTGTCTTTTTCTACATAAAAACCACCggtaataaatataaattaattaattttgaaacgcCTTCTTAcgaccatttttaaaaagttaccATATTGGAATCTATTAAGATACGATTCAATTTATAATACACGACGATGACGATGATTGTTCTGTACGATTGTATCCTCCACGAATTTGGTCCAcgaattttataagaaaatgaacaCTATCTCCAATGGTAtgagatttttgaaaaaatcaaaagcaaaaccatgagactttacgctcaaagtaaacaatatcatactattatagAGGTTCGTAGTTTCTAACCGTCAATTACTCTTCATGCACTGTGAGGGGCACGttaaatgaacacgactctccacaatggtacgatattgttcactttaaacaaagtcatgaactaaacttagtcgtgccactAGATtagtaaatcctcaaatgtcgaacaaaactCGAAAAAAAGTCAAGCCTCCTCAAAGACACACAGacaactttcatcatccaacaggacatatatatctatatctatatatatatattataaggtTTTGAACTCATGTTCCAAGCAAGCCCTTATATGAGATTGcatgtaattaaaaattaatcacaaCGAAACTTCTTAAGTTATTGTCAGATCTAAACAGCAGCTTCCATGTAATTAATGGAGTGTCTTAATCATCGACTAATTGGGGATTAAACAACTAATTTAAAAGCTAATTTTGGTGGGCTGAAACGACAGCGTTTTGTTTCCATACAACTGTCAACTCACATGTAAATGCTATAACATGTCATCAATTAGACCCctaaaaaataccattaattatttcataatcTCAACTACATGGAATGTCAAATTCTCTTGTCTACTCGTACTTCAGCAGATAACATGCTTCCTTTcctaattaaacaaataaataatggtttattttaaataaaaagaataatatattttattcaaatttattttaaatttttaacaaagtcaaaataatttttttttttaaatttaaccccaaaattttaattttattaaaaatcctCGTGTTGCtctatcatataatataatataatatatatatatatattatttatttatctattttaaatataatttttgggAGTGTTTTCCacttataaatgattttttttttaatatgagaGTTTCGATggtcaaaattattaatttttaaaacttcttTTATTAgatttctaatatttatattattgtatttttgcATTTCAAAATTAGCGAAAAAGTCTAGGTTAATCTCTCTaacattcaaatttattcaattttcgAATCCAAACCTTTAAAATACCTCTTTTAGTCTtagatcattttaaaaaataactataaaaattcttattatgatcgtattttttaatatatgtacTAATTTGatcgtattttttaaaattaataacttatGATCAAAATAATTGGATTAAATAAAGAGAAGGgcataaatatataaactcgatttattattcaattattatagttattatttctctaataAAAGGGACAACGACAACAAGTAGTGGCTAGCTGTTTAATACACAACAGTATTCTCTGGTtagagagacaaaaaaaacAGTTATAGATTAGANaaaaaaaaaaaaaaaagaaaagttaacgTTGGGCCAGGTCATGCAGAGTCGAAGCTGGCCTCTTCCGGCTCGGTGAAAACGGTAACACAAACCACAGCTTTGGAATTCAGTCCCCCAAATAGGAAACCCAACAATAAATTATtgggttaaaaaaagaaaagggaaccgaaccgaaccgaaccgaaccgaaccgaccGAACCAAGCAGAAAAGGCAGCAGCcaaaaggaaggaaggaaagtgaatgaatgaatcaatCATCTCCTTGAATGTACCAACAAAGGAGCATGGTGGCGCAACGGCGCAGAATGTAAATCCGCGCGCGCTGTTCCTTGACCAACGACGCGCACCGCCGTGAAAACCCATGTCGCCGTTTTGAAACCTTACCGGAATCCGCCATTTTTTTGAAGGCTTTGAGTTTCCAAGCTGCCGAAGCAGGTGGTGGCTAAGCAGCTGTTAAGCTAGAATCTGAAAGCGCGCACATATTTATGGAGTGAAGGGGGGTGGCTTTGGGAATTGGGAGGCTGGAAGGGGGATGAACGTGGGGGGTTGAAAAGAGTGTATTGTAcgtataaataaagaaagggTGGGAGGGTGGGAGGGTGGGAGGGTGGGAGGGGGGGTTGATTGAAGGGGAGGGAAAGTTAAGGGCAGGGGAAGGCATGAAAAGGGGAGAGTGTTTGAATAAGGACGAAGCATTTGTAGATTTGGTATTATTGGGATGGCCCAAATAGGGAACCGCTAAAGTGGGGCTTCAATCCTGAGGTGGGACGTTGGTTTGGTTGGGATTCTACCTTGGATTTTTccccctttcttctttttttttttaattttgccAACTGTCTTCCTCTTTGCTATTCCCTATTtttgtttagggttttatATTCTCCTCGCCCTAACACCGATTTGATTCACCTCGAGTGGAAGTCTTTATTTGACGATCACACCATTTGTTGCTGTTGATGATCGTTGTAGTGGTACTCGGTCGGTCTTGGTTTAAAGTGGAATGAAATAGATTGGTTTGAGTTTCTATGAGTCGACAGGAGAAGTATTGCTCGGAGGTGGATTTGACCCACAGTGAATTATAGTAGGGTGTTTATATGATCCGAGAACTCAAACCACTTAGGACACCTTACCTAACTCATTATACTGTagtagggtttttttttttttttcaatctgggatgggttgaattttgttgACGATGACACCATTTGTTGCTGTTGGTGATTGTTGCAGTAGTACCGGGTTGGTTTTGGTTTAAAGTGGAATGAAATAGATTGGTTTGAGTTTCTATGAGTCGACTGGAGAAGCATTGCTCGGAGGTGGATTTGACCCAGAGTGGATTACAGTAGACTcaaaggttgggttgggttagttttttttttccctcaatTTGGGAcgggttgaatttttgaaaaattgaaaatttgggtAGATTGACATTTCctaaccaacccaaaaatagggtTCCAACTCCAAATTCCTTGTCGGGTAAGTTCTGACCCACACGAAAGGCATAACGATCTAGACACTATCTCGGAGAGAGGCTCGATGAAATAGACATGTCTGTGAAAATGCAGACTACCTGCACCTAGACAGAAATACCCTATGAAGCTTTACTGTTCCCTGAGATTGACTTTGAGCCTTTCCTGCGCAGCTTAAGTGGAGGGTGAAGGAGGCCCGGGCCCGAGCCATTAGCGAGAatcttacttttaagattattaacAAGATTAcaatatttgacgtttgtaactCATATTAGCATCAAGACTTACTAATGTTTTATATGtgagttttatgaaattttggttattaacataacatatatggtaagtataatttttgggttgagttggtttgagaattctattcgAGTTACTCGGAtcaccaatccaaccaaccaaaaattttaagttcGTTCGAAAAATTTCCCCAACCCAACCAAAGTAAGCAAAGCATTGTAATACGAGGGTTTTCGTTGTTGGGACGGGATCAAACAAGATTGACGAACGAGGAATTTCCATACTTTGATCTTACCGAAGATTCATCACATCATAATGAGATCGACAGTGTGAAACtataaaaacatttcaaatttacaTTCAGTAGTTATTGTTCACCATACAGATTCATCTAATTGCTATTACAAGACACAAACATCGAGGCAACCTCGTTGAATAAAATTTACCACACGACCTAATAATAAAGACTCGAGAATGCAACGTAAATAATAAGCATTGTCAAGTACATGTCACGAGATTTTTTCATATCTTGCTAACACGAACATAACTTATCTACCAAGANTTGACTTTGGGTCTTTCCTGCTCAGTTTAAGTGGAGGGCGAAGGAGGCCCAGGCCCGAGCCATTAGTGAGAaccttacttttaagattattaagaAGATTACgaatatttgatgtttgtaaCTAATATTAACATCATGACTTGTgaatgttttatatttgagttgtatgaaattttagttattaatgcaGCATATGGGTTAGGTCGGTTTGTGAATTCTATTCGAGTTATTCAAATCACCAACTCAACCAaccaaaaatttcaagttcGTTCGAAAAACTTCCCCCAACCCAACCAGGGTAAGCAAAACATTACAATATGAGGATTTTCGTTGTTGGGACGGAATCAAACAAGATTGACAAACGAAAGAATTTCCATACTTCGATCTTACCGAAGATTCATCACATCATAATGAGATCGACAGTGTGAAACtataaaaacatttcaaatttacaTTCAGTAGTTATTGTTCACCATACAGATTCATCTAATTGCTATTACAAGACACAAACATCGAGGCAACCTCGTTGAATAAAATTTACCACACGACCTAATAATAAAGACTCGAGAATGCAACGTAAATAATAAGCATTGTCAAGTACATGTCACGAGATTTTTTCATATCTTGCTAACACGAACATAACTTATCTACCAAGACAAATATCCCGAACaactatatattattgaattaaattattggttaaaattttagttaagtCCAACTACATTGATGGATCAATATTCccattagaaaatatttagaatCTAAGATTTGGATGGATTTTGGATGAGATTGGTTTAAACAATGTTATCTTAGCACGTCATTGAAACCCAAAAAACTCAATCTTTTTCACGTGGTTTTTGAGTTAGAAATATGAGGAAGCATAAGATTAAGGAGTGATTAACATCTGTTTAggttaaaaattagtttaattaaaGTTAATGGTGAGATTTGGTGATCGGAATCTATTATCTTGTGGAGTGCAACGGCAATGGAGCTTAGCTGGTCGACACAGACCGCAGACAGCCTCAATCTCCATCCGATAATGTTGCTCACTTCACTTACAGCcttatgtttttaaataataatacgattctttcattttcatcctccaacttttcaaatattatttttcgtcCATCAAGTTTAGATTTATTGTCCGATagtccttaaacttttaaaatctatatattaagatataatatttaaataatatattataataattagttatagaatatatcttaaatattcgtaaacaattaatattttatcttaggATTTGATTAgcagtatattttatcttattttcgagatttagttagtttatattttttttttcttattttcaggTATTAGTTGGTGACTTGTATAAACATTAATGAAGATCGCACTTTTGATCCCacttctatttctcattctcaaCGGtatatttagataattaagtaaaaataatacaagaatgactaaaaaaaattaagttatgGACTAAATGTGGAAGTTGAGGAATTGACGGGTtaagttgagttgggtttgagaaatcttttttttggatcaatctaaaattttaggtaTGTTTGGCTGGTGACCCGAGTAATCTAAATAGAGTTaacaatgaaaaatgttggatAAGGGAAGAAATTGttgtataaaaaatttgaattatttttaaatttgagtattgtgtaaaaatttattagaaatgataattaaacccaaaaaaaaatcaactaaatagataaaacaaaagtctattaaaaattttaaattaaaattttatgtccatgaatttaaaaaaaatatattaaatacacaaatttaaatatatttttaaatttaaaaatattgtgtagaaaattaaaatttaaaaatttattagaccaAGAAAATGTCAACTAAATGGATGGATAAAGAAAAagtctaataaaaaaaattaaaattatactaTAATATGTGcgtgaatttaaaaaaaaaaatttaatttaaaaatttattagaaatggTAATGggaccaaaatcaaaatggcaAGTACGGTCTAAATGGACCGGGGCCCAACGTTACAGCTTAAGCCC is part of the Cucurbita pepo subsp. pepo cultivar mu-cu-16 chromosome LG12, ASM280686v2, whole genome shotgun sequence genome and harbors:
- the LOC111807599 gene encoding (R)-mandelonitrile lyase-like encodes the protein MPLFPSKKLTQTFVFSTMPPRIFSYSQILAFLLLFYASPASISADLSSSQREPSYLKFVSDAADFPKEDYYDYIIVGGGTAGCPLAATLSSKFRVLVLERGGVPHGNSNLMSQEGFLTTLMDDVHSRDSPVQAFTSEEGIPNARGRILGGSSAINAGFYSRADPAFFQNSHLHWDLAMVNQSYEWVEKEIVFRPNLKNWQSAVRDGMVEAGIKPYHGFSFDHLIGTKIGGSTFDELGRRHSAADLLAYAKPCNIKVAVHATVERILVASKATATGVLYHDQRGAYHHALLRARGEVLVAAGAIGSPHLLLLSGIGSRPYLSSWGIPVTHHLPYVGHYLYDNPRNGISILSPMPLEQSLIQVAGITESGAYLEATSNVIPFTSPPKSFFIRAQSAPVYLTVATLMEKIIGPVSFGSMRLASTDVRVNPVVWFNYFGNAVDLERCVNGTRKIGEVLRSRSMEGFKFSGWLWKREFRFVGPVYPEKEEKDDGFLREFCKRTVSTIWHYHGGCVAGKVVDRNHRVIGMEALRVVDGSTFGVSPGTNPQATLMMLGRHVGLQIIKERSSTTTHRVQ